In bacterium, a single window of DNA contains:
- the mshA_3 gene encoding D-inositol-3-phosphate glycosyltransferase, with the protein MGITKAPLSPRIALTHDWLTGFGGAERVLEVLASHFPDAPIATSIYDAARFRTTFPVERVRTSFLQRWPGAVRRYRDYLPLMPLAFRQSDVRDAELVLSSCHAFSKALTLRADQVHVCYCYTPIRYLWGELQAEYLSALPRHKALALQFLSKGLRRADLAAARRVDRFIAISQEVRGRIQRFYNQDAAVIYPPVFTDQWRPVDSPSRDYFLVVSRFVPYKRVELAVAACAQLGLPLKVVGEGPEEGIVRAAAGDAACVEFLGFVDEGALRELYANATALLFTAHEDFGLAPLEANACGTPVVAYAGGGALETVRAGVTGEFFATQEIGALIDVLREFAPSRYDPGALRLHAETFGVAAFLAQLDAELASTWQHRGA; encoded by the coding sequence GTGGGCATCACTAAGGCCCCGCTGTCGCCCCGGATTGCCCTGACCCATGACTGGCTGACGGGCTTCGGCGGCGCGGAACGGGTCCTTGAGGTCCTGGCATCCCACTTTCCCGACGCTCCCATTGCGACCAGCATTTATGACGCCGCCAGGTTCCGTACTACGTTTCCGGTGGAGCGGGTCCGGACCTCGTTCCTCCAACGCTGGCCAGGTGCCGTTCGTCGGTATCGGGACTACCTCCCACTGATGCCACTGGCCTTTCGGCAATCTGATGTGCGGGATGCTGAGCTGGTCCTGAGTTCCTGTCATGCGTTTAGCAAAGCGCTGACTCTGCGTGCCGATCAGGTGCATGTCTGCTACTGCTACACGCCGATCCGGTATCTGTGGGGAGAACTCCAGGCGGAGTATCTGAGCGCATTGCCGCGCCACAAAGCCCTGGCGCTGCAGTTCCTGTCGAAAGGACTCCGTCGCGCGGATCTTGCAGCAGCCCGCCGGGTAGATCGGTTCATCGCGATTTCGCAGGAAGTCCGGGGGCGGATCCAGCGTTTTTACAACCAGGATGCCGCTGTGATCTATCCGCCAGTCTTCACCGATCAATGGCGACCAGTGGACTCGCCGAGCCGGGATTACTTCCTGGTGGTGAGCCGCTTCGTGCCGTACAAGCGGGTTGAACTGGCGGTGGCGGCCTGCGCTCAGCTGGGACTGCCGCTCAAAGTGGTGGGCGAGGGACCCGAAGAGGGCATCGTGCGGGCGGCTGCCGGCGATGCTGCATGCGTCGAGTTCCTCGGGTTTGTCGATGAGGGGGCGTTGCGAGAACTGTATGCCAACGCCACTGCACTGCTGTTTACTGCGCATGAAGATTTCGGACTCGCCCCACTGGAGGCGAATGCCTGCGGGACGCCAGTTGTGGCGTATGCGGGTGGAGGTGCCCTGGAGACGGTTCGGGCTGGGGTGACCGGAGAGTTTTTCGCGACCCAGGAAATTGGAGCGTTGATAGATGTGCTGCGGGAGTTCGCGCCATCGCGCTATGACCCCGGTGCACTCCGTCTCCATGCGGAGACGTTCGGGGTGGCGGCGTTCCTGGCGCAGCTGGATGCGGAGCTGGCGTCGACCTGGCAGCATCGCGGCGCATAA